The DNA sequence CCCACCGGCAGATCAAAATCACCCGTCTCATCCACGTCGATGGTGGCATCGTCAGGCAGTGCGAGATAGCGGGTTTTATCCGCCCCATCGGACCAGAAGGGCTCGCGGACGCCATAAGGGATCAGCCCGTCGCCCGGCTCAGCCGGGTTATCGGGATTCATACAGCCGGTTTCCGACAGCCACTCGGGAATCGGCTCCTGCCGGGAGTCCTGCGCCTCGGCCACCAACCGGGACACCTGGCCGCCCTCGTAGTCCACCAGTAGCAACTCGCCATCGAGTTCCTCCCCAAAGGACACCACCGAGCCGCCGGTATCGAGCAGTTGGCGGCGTTCAAGATCCCCCTCGGGGGTAGTGAACAGGCCCCAGAGCAGACCCGAGGCAAAATCGCTGAACAGATAGACCCCGTATAAGTTGTCGAGCTGCTCGCCGCGATAGACATAACCTCCGGTTACCGACCGGCCATCCCCCCGCTGGTAGGAAAACACCGGCGCCTCAAAGCCACTGGTATCGGAACAGGACTGCATGACGTCGGCGCCTTCCAGGCAGGGCCAACCATAATTGGCCCCGTTGACAATCCGGTTGATCTCTTCGGTCCGGCCCTGGCCGACATCACCGGCCCAGAGTTCGCCGGTCTCCCGGTCAAAACTCCACTGCCAGGGGTTGCGCAGGCCATAGGCAAACACTTCGGGCAGACCGCCCTCTACCTGATTGCCCGGTGCCGGTGCCCCCTCGTCGGTGAGCCGCAACAGAGTACCAAAGGGGTTGGTGGGATCCTGGGCATTGCGGTTGGGATCGCCACCCGGCCCACCGTCACCAAAGCTGACGTAAAGATAGTTGTCCGGGCCAAACGCCAGACGACCGTTGTTATGAATTTCGGTGGTCTGCTGGACATGGTAAATATCGGTACGCTCCAACTCGCCAGGCCCGGATTGCACCAGACTCATCCCTTCATCGTCAGAGCGAAACCGGGCGACATAGGATTCGGGCGCAACTTCGAATGCCTCTCCACCCTCGGTCAAAGACACATAGACAAAGCCGTTCTGCTCGAAATCCGGGTGGAACGCCATACTGAACAGACCGCACTCAAAACAGTGAGTGGGCTCAAACTGCACATCGGTGTAGTCCCTCAGGTCCACAAACAGCGCCGGCGTGGGGTTTGCCTCGGACAGGTCCAGGCGCCAGATGGTGCCCCGCTGCTCCAGTACATAAAGTACCTGCTCAAGACTCGGGTGGCTGACCGCCCCGACCGGCGCGGTGAAGGTACCTTCAGGCACCAGCGGCTTGAGCGCCACCGTCGAATCCTGAGTGAAACGGGTAGCCAGACAGGTCTGATTCTCCGGCCGCTCGCTCAGGCCAGACGGTCCCGAGGGCGCTCGGGCGTCGTCATCGCTCTGTCCGCCACCACAGGCGGCCAGCAGCAGTGCCAGCGCGACACTCACCCCAGTGTGAAGGCGACGGTGAAGCGGTACCATGAATGCACTCCGGACGGTTATTATTGGCTTATTCATCGTTTAATAGACCACCAGCGTACTACGTCGGACAGTTTATTCACAGATTCAAGAGGATTTTATGACTACTGACGCTCCCGTTGCCCTACTGACCGGCGCGGCCCGTCGCATCGGCGCGGTCACCGCAAAAACCCTGCATGCCTCCGGCTACCGGGTCGTCATCCACTACCGCGGCTCGCAGCAGGACGCCGAGGCACTCAGCCATGAGCTCAACGCGCTTCGTCCCGACAGCGCCGTGGCGCTGCAAGCGGATTTGAGTCAACTGAAAGACGTTCAACAACTGGCCGAGAACGCCTTGAAACAGTGGGGCCGCATGGACGCACTGATCAATAACGCGTCCAGCTTTTACCCCACTCCGGTGGGAGAGGCGAGTGAAGAACAGTGGAACGACCTGATGAGCAGCAACCTTAAAGCCCCCTTCTTTCTTGCCCAGGCTTTGGCGGACGCGCTGAAAGAAACAGAGGGTGCCATAATCACCATGGCCGACATCCATGCCGAGCGCCCACTGAAAAACCACCCCATTTATTGTGCCGCCAAAGCGGGCAACGTAATGCTGACCAAATCTTTGGCGCGAGAGTTGGCCCCTGAAGTGCGCGTCAACGGCATCGCCCCCGGCGCCATTCTGTGGCCGGAGCAGGAGGCGGAACTGGACGATGACGGGAAAGCGACCATTCTCGATCGGGTCCCGCTGAACCGCCCCGGTGATCCCCAGGATATTGCTGACACCATTCTTTTTCTTTTAACCAAAGCGCCCTATATAACCGGACAGATTATCGCTGTGGACGGCGGTCGATCGGTGAGCTGAAACAAGGGTTTTA is a window from the Marinimicrobium koreense genome containing:
- a CDS encoding PQQ-dependent sugar dehydrogenase, translating into MVPLHRRLHTGVSVALALLLAACGGGQSDDDARAPSGPSGLSERPENQTCLATRFTQDSTVALKPLVPEGTFTAPVGAVSHPSLEQVLYVLEQRGTIWRLDLSEANPTPALFVDLRDYTDVQFEPTHCFECGLFSMAFHPDFEQNGFVYVSLTEGGEAFEVAPESYVARFRSDDEGMSLVQSGPGELERTDIYHVQQTTEIHNNGRLAFGPDNYLYVSFGDGGPGGDPNRNAQDPTNPFGTLLRLTDEGAPAPGNQVEGGLPEVFAYGLRNPWQWSFDRETGELWAGDVGQGRTEEINRIVNGANYGWPCLEGADVMQSCSDTSGFEAPVFSYQRGDGRSVTGGYVYRGEQLDNLYGVYLFSDFASGLLWGLFTTPEGDLERRQLLDTGGSVVSFGEELDGELLLVDYEGGQVSRLVAEAQDSRQEPIPEWLSETGCMNPDNPAEPGDGLIPYGVREPFWSDGADKTRYLALPDDATIDVDETGDFDLPVGSVLVKQFYRHDELIETRLMLNQPATGWVGHSYRWTSTGTDARRVIEAEDVEIQGQLWHYPSSAECSQCHTSAAGDSLGLEVRQLNTDFDYVGTTANQLDTLAAIGVLTEPLTQRQRANPLVDSRDESHPLDLRARAYLHSNCANCHRPGGTSQASMDLRFDTLPEAMNLCNVGPMQSDLGIEDARLLAPGEPERSLLWQRLMANDGNRMPPLGSHVLDDHGIGLIENWIAQMDECTGFFAPVGEALILRNVGIDQPLGEDGTQDPLAASWQLEPEGPSYYRIRLTGTDQYIHAEQARPAVGTIEPGWLSAQWFPEREGDSVRWRNRWHENQYLSVDAASGELQLRDAANLDDNTIWQVRQHP
- a CDS encoding pteridine reductase, producing the protein MTTDAPVALLTGAARRIGAVTAKTLHASGYRVVIHYRGSQQDAEALSHELNALRPDSAVALQADLSQLKDVQQLAENALKQWGRMDALINNASSFYPTPVGEASEEQWNDLMSSNLKAPFFLAQALADALKETEGAIITMADIHAERPLKNHPIYCAAKAGNVMLTKSLARELAPEVRVNGIAPGAILWPEQEAELDDDGKATILDRVPLNRPGDPQDIADTILFLLTKAPYITGQIIAVDGGRSVS